A single Anopheles funestus chromosome 2RL, idAnoFuneDA-416_04, whole genome shotgun sequence DNA region contains:
- the LOC125765632 gene encoding mucin-2-like — MRNFYKTLLAIYLVGCLPGISNGQLLCFHCDDCDTSLVEIVQCGPNRPMLPFPDDSSPTTTVPPLTTTVVPETTTLLPPSIPTVEPETTTLSPPSIPTVEPPTTTSTVVPETTTVGTSTVEPETTTLWPPTNPTVEPDTTTITPPTIPTVEPDTTTITPPTPPSVPTVEPDTTTITPPTIPTVEPDTTTITPPSIPTVEPDTTTITPPTIPTVEPDTTTITPPTIPTVEPDTTTISPPTNPTVEPDTTTITPPTPPTVPTVEPDTTTITPPTIPTVEPDTTTISTPPGTPILTPPTHPTFTPEPPGASSPGTPILTPPTHPTPYPGALKMFGIAIPIPPNTTQYACLSVKRTDVNNRSITTRGCAQLMASVDQTCTHATNGGHTSCSVCLGSLCNAYN, encoded by the exons ATGAGAAATTTTTATAAGACACTATTGGCCATCTATCTCGTTGGATGTCTTCCAGGCA TTTCTAACGGGCAGCTGTTATGTTTCCATTGTGATGATTGCGATACATCGCTAGTGGAGATTGTGCAATGTGGACCAAATCGACCAATGTTACCATTTCCCGATGATTCATCGCCAACCACAACGGTTCCACCGTTGACAACAACTGTAGTGCCCGAAACTACGACCTTGCTGCCACCGTCGATACCTACTGTTGAACCAGAGACAACAACATTATCACCACCATCGATTCCAACGGTTGAACCTCCTACAACTACGTCGACGGTTGTTCCAGAGACCACGACAGTTGGTACATCAACTGTTGAGCCCGAAACAACTACTCTTTGGCCACCGACTAACCCTACCGTTGAGCCCGACACGACGACGATCACTCCACCGACTATTCCTACCGTTGAGCCCGATACAACGACGATCACTCCACCGactccaccgagtgtacctaCCGTTGAGCCCGACACGACGACAATCACTCCACCAACTATTCCTACCGTTGAGCCCGACACGACGACAATCACTCCACCGAGTATTCCTACCGTTGAACCCGATACAACGACGATCACTCCACCGACTATTCCTACGGTTGAACCGGATACAACCACGATCACTCCACCGACAATTCCTACCGTTGAACCCGATACAACGACGATAAGTCCACCGACTAACCCTACCGTTGAGCCCGATACAACGACGATCACTCCACCGACTCCTCCGACTGTTCCTACGGTTGAACCTGACACAACGACGATCACTCCACCCACTATTCCTACCGTTGAGCCCGATACAACAACGATCAGCACTCCCCCGGGAACACCAATCTTAACTCCTCCGACGCATCCTACTTTTACACCAGAACCACCGGGAGCGAGTAGTCCTGGAACACCAATTTTAACGCCACCGACACACCCGACACCATATCCTGGAGCattgaaaatgtttggaattgccataccgattcctcCCAATACCACACAGTACGCTTGTTTGTCTGTGAAGCGAACTGATG TCAACAATCGATCGATCACCACTAGAGGCTGTGCACAATTGATGGCGAGTGTGGACCAGACGTGTACACATGCCACGAACGGTGGTCACACCAGCTGTTCGGTGTGTTTAGGTTCGCTCTGCAATGCTTACAATTAG
- the LOC125766301 gene encoding uncharacterized protein LOC125766301 produces MYFIHFLLEIPKISRFPLQGIWQNVVLPLNVHQTSHEHSIFTPEAMDPRKTPETFSDRKYSTPELLCFLPDADIQRCAPEADNSLKNIARESNASPVAIDAELIKSSATLCNIVDMEDFESDDSDITLDDIASYAYFENDEFSNGSDTTPKPQLRRRLPLVKRRKYDHVQSKVKQYIKSNAGH; encoded by the exons ATGTATTTTATACACTTTTTACTTGAGATTCCAAAAATTAGTAGATTTCCACTTCAAGGAATCTGGCAGAATGTTGTATTACCTTTAAATGTGCATCAAACAAGTCACGAACATAG CATATTTACACCTGAAGCCATGGATCCCAGAAAAACTCCAGAAACGTTTAGTGATAGGAAATATTCCACCCCAGAGTTGCTTTGTTTCCTGCCGGACGCAGATATACAACGTTGCGCTCCTGAAGCGGACAATTCACTAAAAAATATAGCTCGAGAATCGAATGCATCACCCGTTGCAATCGATGCGGAACTTATTAAATCATCGGCAACACTTTGCAACATTGTCGACATGGAAGATTTTGAATCTGATGATAGCGATATTACACTGGACGATATTGCATCCTACGCATACTTCGAAAATGATGAATTTTCAAATGGTTCCGATACTACACCTAAACCGCAATTGCGCAGACGATTGCCATTGGTTAAAAGGCGGAAGTATGACCATGTTCAATCCAAGGTAAAACAGTACATTAAATCAAACGCTGGACATTAA
- the LOC125766299 gene encoding uncharacterized protein LOC125766299 codes for MSKQSDKEVEKIITYGTPTLSDWKIYLRNLQQNPTIQNMATPDSSSSESSFELEESFKALLDRKRREMQEKIIDERMLAEDSDMTTREVAETEKTATGNDSTFFEQDSICKISDASFDEMERICAGLDKVHGFDTSVTVKEDSVKPTASALQQSVTIGDVTQLEDIDEPSGLWENTMLPALSPVKRMHMLRPSTILEESTMSGPAEASKNSSIETYISAKQVTESANRDSATSCSDVYRTAQDTFETDSYARSSMLETDSGLTNDFTGVDNRTNDRPVDGYSNNSTREADSLEEEQNVIVLNSSESDIEEQGKEEEHETLGATFPLDSLASERDDSLVDREPTSLAYGEHEESTHNYPDEVSVLDDMPDHFNDTLEETDFMMKQGLKLLALKKRQQQAQEHRNQMVQQEKNQMIKSRTNSGSDDGTRPLLLTPMGKNIKQGTPVGSHLSYLTPTSGMSSKLNIAHGGHSVGLKQTLFSSVGKNSAPKNPTCGGAASVGSFKKPVSRLPHLKVTGRKFDHIVSPIGAYIKKTPQSMLQTKINCHNKNLIDVLHSENRDSGVSNGSSHGYKENHGIDLKGYTSSLPGKGVISSNRAHVLDERNVVRIPGGEKMQKLINNSPTMVIRHEGRIKFAEQQTAGGGRKLTHNMSAMTDDSLADLSVLSSDVSVRVLKDAKRYN; via the exons ATGTCTAAACAAAGTGATAAAGAAGTGGAAAAGATCATTACTTACGGAACGCCTACTTTAAGCGATTGGAAAATATATCTGCGGAATTTGCA ACAAAATCCTACCATTCAAAACATGGCAACACCCGATTCATCGTCATCTGAATCGTCATTTGAGTTGGAGGAAAGCTTCAAAGCGCTACTGGATCGTAAACGGCGAGAaatgcaagaaaaaataattgatgaaCGGATGCTAGCGGAAGATTCCGATATGACGACCCGAGAGGTAGCCGAAACCGAGAAAACAGCAACCGGTAATGATTCAACATTTTTCGAGCAGGACTCGATCTGCAAAATATCCGACGCAAGCTTCGATGAGATGGAGCGAATATGCGCTGGATTGGACAAAGTACATGGTTTCGATACCAGCGTTACAGTGAAAGAAGATTCTGTTAAACCTACTGCATCAGCTCTGCAACAATCGGTAACAATCGGCGACGTTACACAGCTTGAAGATATCGATGAACCATCCGGTTTGTGGGAAAACACAATGTTACCCGCTCTTTCGCCCGTAAAGCGCATGCACATGCTGAGACCGTCAACGATTCTGGAGGAATCAACAATGTCTGGACCAGCCGAAGCATCTAAAAATTCATCCATCGAAACGTACATTTCGGCGAAACAGGTAACGGAATCAGCAAACAGAGATTCCGCTACCAGCTGCAGTGATGTGTACCGGACGGCACAAGATACGTTCGAAACAGATTCTTACGCACGTAGCAGCATGTTGGAAACGGATTCTGGATTGACGAACGACTTTACTGGAGTCGATAATCGCACTAATGACCGTCCGGTAGACGGGTACAGTAACAATTCTACCAGAGAGGCAGACTCGTTAGAAGAAGAGCAGAATGTAATCGTTTTGAATAGCAGCGAAAGTGACATTGAAGAGCAGGGTAAGGAGGAAGAACACGAGACACTGGGAGCTACCTTTCCATTGGATTCATTGGCCAGTGAGCGTGATGATAGCCTAGTAGATCGTGAACCAACCTCGCTGGCTTACGGTGAGCATGAAGAATCTACACACAACTACCCGGATGAAGTTTCGGTGCTGGATGACATGCCGGATCATTTTAACGATACCCTAGAGGAGACAGACTTCATGATGAAACAGGGCTTGAAGCTTTTGGCATTAAAGAAACGACAGCAACAGGCACAGGAACATCGTAACCAAATGGTGCAGCAGGAAAAGAATCAAATGATAAAATCGCGAACCAACTCCGGATCAGATGATGGAACTCGTCCACTGTTGCTTACTCCTATGGGTAAGAATATCAAACAAGGTACGCCTGTAGGATCGCATCTTTCATATCTTACGCCTACTAGTGGTATGAGCTCCAAGTTAAACATTGCCCACGGAGGACACAGCGTAGGGTTGAAGCAGACACTGTTTTCCAGCGTGGGAAAGAACAGTGCCCCAAAGAACCCTACCTGCGGTGGTGCTGCTTCGGTGGGGTCCTTCAAGAAACCGGTGAGCCGTTTGCCTCATTTGAAAGTAACGGGTCGAAAGTTTGACCATATCGTATCGCCTATTGGTGCGTAcatcaaaaaaacaccccagaGCATGCTGCAGACGAAGATAAACTGCCACAACAAGAATCTCATCGATGTGCTGCACAGTGAAAATCGGGACAGTGGTGTCAGCAACGGAAGCAGCCATGGATATAAAGAAAACCATGGCATTGATCTAAAGGGATACACCTCATCACTGCCAGGGAAAGGCGTTATCAGTTCAAATCGTGCCCATGTCCTGGACGAAAGGAACGTCGTACGAATTCCGGGCGGAGAAAAGATGCAGAAACTGATCAATAATTCGCCCACGATGGTCATTCGTCACGAGGGGCGTATCAAATTCGCCGAGCAACAAACTGCCGGTGGTGGACGTAAGCTAACGCACAACATGAGCGCGATGACTGACGACAGTTTGGCCGACTTGTCCGTGCTTTCCAGCGATGTGTCCGTCCGTGTGCTGAAGGATGCGAAACGCTACAATTGA